DNA from Desulfobacterales bacterium:
TGCAGTTTATGACAGCTTCGGAAACATTAATATACTTACCGAAGAAATCACAAACAATTTAAGGCTGTCAGTCCAGTATTTTGATGCTGAAAGCGGGTTGTATTATAACTGGTTCAGATATTACGACCCTGAAACAGGCAGATATTTACGAGTTGACCCATTTGGCGAAGGCTTAAATCTCTACACCTACTGCTTCGGCAATCCTGTGATGTATTCTGATCCGTATGGATTATGTGTAATAAGGATGGCCGGCGGTGTTATGGAGGT
Protein-coding regions in this window:
- a CDS encoding RHS domain-containing protein, which codes for MGAKYSWYHNDHLGTPQIITDSSGRIVWNAVYDSFGNINILTEEITNNLRLSVQYFDAESGLYYNWFRYYDPETGRYLRVDPFGEGLNLYTYCFGNPVMYSDPYGLCVIRMAGGVMEVMAAAAMIGGSSGVCALPGYLMFINGIDNIIAGFGGLITGDYKPAILEMG